The stretch of DNA AAAACAAGATTGATCAATGAAACCATGGAACCTGAAGGGGAGAATTACTATTGTAGGAAAAGAAGACAATTTCTACATCATTCACTTCAAAAATGAGCTATAGGTAGTTGATTCATGAGAAGAGTGTCAAATATTATACTACAACAGAATTTCGCAATATCATGAAATTGCTGCATCATCAAAAGATTAACATGTGTGATTTTATCTCAACCAACTCAATGAGCTGTCATCAGCACATTTCTTAACAACCTTTGTCAATGATTAGTTGACACGTATCATGGTTTCTCTCTACTATCTTTTTGTATAAATCCATTACTGTTTGTAATGTTTGTGTTATGTTAATACACAAAAAGAATCATATTTTCAgtcatcttcttctccatttttatgtcaattatttaatttctgatTTGGTATCTAAGTAGGTTTTCAATGCCCTCCTCTCCTCCGTCTGACCCACCATCGTTGGTGGCGGATGATGGTTCTTCTTCAACCTTTACTGATTCTTCTTCTGGCAGTAAGATCTTCTCTAAGAAACTTACTCTCATTTTGGATGATACAAATTTTCTGTTTTGGAAATAGCAGATTCTTCTTGCTGTTAAATCTTTCAAACTTCAGCGGTATCTTGATGGTTCGATTGAGCCACCGCCTCGGGTTGTTATGGATTCATCTGGGAGTGTCAAGATCAACCCTGCCTTTAAAGTGTATGAGGAGCAGGACAGCGCTCTTGCCTCTTGGCTGCTCTCTTCTGTTGGCCCTACTATTCTCTCTCATCTAATTGGTATTGATTCCGCCTCCCAAATCTGGAGTGCTCTCACAACTCTCTTTGGAAGCAAAACTACATCACTGCTCATGCATTACTGTCGGCTATTACACTCTAAAAAAAAAGAGGATCTAGCAATGCAGGACTACCTTATGAAAATCAAGATTATTTGCCAACAACTTGCAAGTTGTGGGGAGGCTATAAGTGAACCTAAACAAGTCACAGCCATTCTCAATGGACTTCCCTCTGAATTTGACTCTATTATTATTTCTGCCACTCCCACACCGGCCACAGTTCATGCTGTTTCTACAATGCTACTTGATACTGAATCCCGTAACAATCTATGGTAACTGAATTTCCTTCATCAGCTAATATTTTTGAGTCTAATACTACTTTTACTGCCTTTTTGCCGTCTTCTTTTCCAAGTTACAGGCCGTCATCTGGTGGAGGTTCTCGAGGTAGAGGGAGGGGTCGATCGTCATCTCGTCTTCAATGTCAATTTTGTGGTAAAATTGGCCACACTGTTGACCGATGTTACCATAGGTTTGATCCATCCTTTAAAGGAAATACTTCTCGACCATTTCCATCACCACCATCTGTTGTATAAATGTCCACTTCTCTGCCGGTTCAAGCTATGTACAGCATGTGTGCCTCTCCATCTCCTTTGGGTGGTTATGCTTCATCTTGGGCTACTACTGGTCCTTATAATACAACTACCCTGATGCACACAGGATTAATTGGGTCCACCATGACACATAGTCCAAATATACATTGGAATACGAGACTTCTTCCACAAACTGGTCAGAATCCATTTGTTTCATCTTGGCCTATTGGTGCTCCTATCTTAAGACCAAGTGCTACTACTATTTTTAGGACTTCAAATGCTTCTACAGGATCAGTTTCTCAAACTCCTCAAGCGCATATTGCAACTCAAGCTCTCCTAGATGATAATGCTTGGTATTCTAATTCTGGTGCCACTCATCACTTGACAAATTTCGAGACTTCTTTAACCTCTAGTGTTCCTTACCTCGGTTCAGGTAAAGTGTTTGTTGGTAATGGAAATTCTTTACCTATATCTTATGTTGGTTAGTCGTCATTCTTGTCTTCTACTCGTCCACTTTATATGAACTCTCTTCTTCATGTTCCcggaataacaaaaaaaatttcatcTGTGTCAAAGTTTACAAGAGAAAATAATGTTGCTTTTGAATTTCATCCTAATCATTGTCTTGTTCGTGATTTGAAGACAAGTGATGTACTTCTTCAAAGTTTTATTCACAATGGGCTGTATCGATTGCCATCTACACCGTCATTCGctctttcatttaaattttttgctCGCTGTTGTGCTGCTGAGACTCGTACTTCTTTAGACTTGTGGCATCAACATTTGGGTCATCCATGTAGCTCAATACTAAAGAAAGCTTTAAATGATTGTAATGTTTCCATTCATGGCAATAAAGAACTTAGTAACTGTGTTTCGTGTCATCTTGGAAAAGAACATAATTTACAATTTTCTATATCTCATACGATGTATAACTCTCCTCTTGACCTTGTTGTTACGGATGTATGGGGGCCAACTCCAATGATTTCAAATGGGTATCGTTATTATGTTGCCTTTACGGATGCTTATACTCGATACACTTAGGTTTATTTTCTTAAGAATAAATCAGATGTCTTGGCTGCCTTTATGAGTTTTCATAGTTAGGCTGAAAGGCTTCTTGGTTGTAAGTTAAAAACCCTTCAATCTGATAATGGAGGAGAATTTAAGGCTCTTAATTTTTATACTCAGCAGCATGACATTATTCATCGGTTCTCTTGCTCTCATACATTGGCTCAGAATAGATTGGTTGAACGCAAGCATAGACACATTGTTGACACTGGTCTTGCTCTTCTTGCTCATGCCTTTATGCCTCTATCGTATTGGTACGATGCCTTCAGTAGTGCTGTCTTTTTGATCAATCGGTTGCCATCTGCACCCCTCGGTAATATTTCACCTTATAAAAAACTATTTATTCGAAAACCTGATTATACTTTTGTTCATATTTTCGGTTGCCTCTGTTTTCCAAACCTTAGACCATATAACTCCCACAAATTAGACTTTCAATCGACCCCTTATACATTTCTTGGGTACTCTCCCATTCACAAAGGCTATAAATGCTTAACCCCTGATGGTAAAACAATCATATCAGTCAATGTAACTTTTTCAGAAAATGaatttccctttaaaaaaaatctgCCACATCTGTCACCTATATATTACTCTACTCTCATGTTCCCTTTACCACCACATACACTTAATTCCTTTCCCAATACCCTTTTACAACCCCCACATATTATTCACCCTTCATTATCTCCTACACACAACCCTTCTGTTGCAGACCCTACCACTCTAAACTTTAATTCATCATCATCCCACATATATTCTCCTATCTCTACCCCCATCACAACAACACCCACCAATCTTCCCACTCCTATGGATCCCACCACAACACTATCCACCAATTTAACGTCTCCTTTATGCCCCTTATCTTCACCTACACCATTTGCACCTATAACTAATCCCAAGTCTTGCTCATCTTTATTACCCCAACCCAGTATTAATCAACACCCTATGCTCACTGGTAGTAAAGCAGATATTTTCAAACCAAAAACATACCTTACGGAGGCAATCGATTCTTCCAATGTTATCCCTACTGACATACATGTTGTCATGAGGTTTCCACATTGGCAGGCAGCAGTTCATGATGAGTTAAGTGCTTTGATGGCAAATGAGACCTGAACTTTATGCGCTCTACCACCTAACAAACGAGCAGTGGGTTGTAAATGGTTATTTAAACTCAAGAAAAAGTCAGACGGCTCTATTGATCGGTACAAGGCTCGATTGGTGGCAAAGGGTTTCTCACAACAAGCTGGATCTGATTTTGTCGAAACTTTTAGTCCAGTTGTTTGTCCGACTACCATTCGTACTATTATAACTTTAGCAGTGATGAACAATTGGCCCTTAAGACAAGTAGATGTAAATAATGTCTTTCTTAAGGGTTCCCTTGATGAAGAGATTTATATGACTCAACCACTgggttttgaaatttttgatgacaATGGTACTCAACTCGTTTGTAAATTAAAGAATGCCATATATGGGTTACGTCAAACTCCCAGAGCATGGTTCAATACTCTTTGTAGTTTTCTTATTGGTAAACTTGGTTTTCAGCCCTCCAAGATTGATTCATCACTGTTTGTTCGGCTCTCTTCTTGTTCAAAACTATATCTTATGGCCTATGTTCATGACATCGTTATTACGGGAAGTTCTCCTAGTGAAATTTCTAATATTGTGCAACAGTTGCATGCTGAGTTTTCTTTAAAGGATCTTAGTAATCTTAATTTCTTTCTTGGCATCGAAGTTACTCATAATTCTTCTGGTCTTGTCCTAACACAACACAAGTTCATCACGGATTTACTATCTACAGCTGGACTTCTTGGTGCTTCTCTTGCTCCAACACCTATGGTTGAAAGTCCCTTGCTATCTTCCACTGATGGGTCACCATTTCCCGATAGACATCTTTACGGAAGTATTGTTGGCTCACTTCAGTATATCTGCCTCACTCGTCCTGATCTTTGTTATTGTGTCAAAAAACTTAGCCAATATATGAACAATCCATTGGATACACACTGAAAAACTGAAAAACGTATTCTTCGGTATCTCATTGGCACTCTTCATC from Gossypium hirsutum isolate 1008001.06 chromosome D04, Gossypium_hirsutum_v2.1, whole genome shotgun sequence encodes:
- the LOC121216313 gene encoding uncharacterized protein codes for the protein MSTSLPVQAMYSMCASPSPLGGYASSWATTGPYNTTTLMHTGLIGSTMTHSPNIHWNTRLLPQTGQNPFVSSWPIGAPILRPSATTIFRTSNASTGSVSQTPQAHIATQALLDDNAWYSNSGATHHLTNFETSLTSSVPYLGSDK